Genomic DNA from Arthrobacter sp. B1I2:
TCGGCTGGGACGAAGCGTTCGTTGGCGTCCGGACAGCCGATCCGGAAGCCTGCGCCCGGCAACTCCAGCACGCCGTCCTGGCGGAAACCCGGCTGCACTGCAGCATCGGAATTGGTGACACGCTGGTCCGCGCCAAGGTTGCCACGGGGTTCGGCAAGCCTGCCGGCATCTTCCGGCTCACGGAAGGCAACTGGCTCGATGTTATGGGGAGCCGGCCGACCATCGAACTGTGGGGCGTGGGAACGAAAGTGTCGCGCCGTCTTGCCACCCTGGGTATCAGGACTGTTGCCGAACTTGCAGCCGCGGATCCCCATGACCTGGTGCCCGAGTTCGGGCCGAAGATGGGTCCCTGGTACGCGCAGCTTGGCCGGGGCGACGGCGCGCGGGCGGTGGATGACACGCCCTGGGTGGCACGCGGGCACAGCCGGGAGACCACCTTCCAGCGCGATCTTACGGACGCGGCAGAGATTGACGACGCCGTCAGGGAGTTGGCTGCGCGGGTGCTGGAGGATGTTGCTGGCGAGGGGCGGCCGGTGGTTGGCCTGACGTTGAAGGTGCGGTATGCCCCCTTCACCACCACCACCTATGGGCGGAAGATTCCTGAGACGTCGGACCCGGCAGAGGTACTGGCCCGTGCCTTCGATCTCAGGGCGAAGATCGATCCGGGCCGCCCCATCCGGCTCCTCGGCCTGCGGGCGGAAATGGCCATGCCGGAAGATTCCCGCAAAGGGCATACTCCCACCCGCAGCGGATGGTGAGGGTTTCCTATCGAGTGCTGAGTACTTGTCGTTATGAGGCGTCAAAACGACAAGTGCGGAGCATTCGATTCTGGGTGGACAGCGAAAGGGCGGCGGATCCACTGGATCCGCCGCCCTCGGGCTGTTGCAGCACGCCGTTCGCTGCGGCTGCACCAGCAAGGAACTAGTCCCGCTTGAACTCGTCCTTGACGCTTTCGCCCACCTTCTTGGCGTCCGCCTTGACCTGGTCGGCCTGGCCTTCTGCCTTGAGGCGGTCGTTGTCGGTTGCGTTGCCTGCAGCTTCCTTGGCCTTGCCGCCAAGGTTCTCTGCCGCGTTACTGATCTTGTCTCCGAGGCCCATGGTTCCGGCCTCCTTTCGTTTCCGTCGATCAACCGTGCCCTTTCACAGTAAGCAAAGCTTGCTTACTTATTCAAGTCCCTGGCCCCACCGTGCTGTTCCTTGCGGGTGCCCGCGTTAGGCTCAGGGCCATGGATAAAGTGCGCGGCAAGGGCCCGGCCAAGGTGGCGCTGCCCCGGCTCTCCCCAGTGCAGTTGCGGGACCTTGAGGACAGTCCGGAACTGGTGTTCCGGCCCGGCGGGAGGTATGAAAACGCCCGCTTCAGCCGTACCGTCGCTGACGGCCTGGACCTGGGCGGTGCTGTCTTTTCCGAATGCCACTTCGACGGCCCGTCCCTCAATGAGGCCCAGCTCCGCGGCGCCTCGTTCCGCGACTGCATCATCGCAGAGCTGTACGCGCCCGTCTTCCGCGGTGCCCGCAGCACCTGGCGCGAGGTGGAGTTCCGCAATCCACGGCTGGGCTCAGCCGAGTTATACGAGAGTGGCTGGCAATCCGTCCGGATCGACGGCGGCAAGATCGACTTCCTCAACCTCCGCGGCGCCAAGCTTACGGACGTTCTAATCAGCGGCTGCATCATCAACGAACTGGACCTCGGTGCCGCCGGCGCAACCCGCGTGAAGCTGGAGGACTGCACGCTGGGATCGCTGGACCTGGCCGGCGCCAAGCTGAAGGACTTCGACCT
This window encodes:
- a CDS encoding DNA polymerase IV, with protein sequence MSEPWVLHVDLDQFIAAVEVLRRPELAGKAVIVGGRGDPTERAVVSTASYEARAYGVGSGMPLRIAARKVPDAVILPVDHEAYLEASEKVMAVLRSQPGATVQVLGWDEAFVGVRTADPEACARQLQHAVLAETRLHCSIGIGDTLVRAKVATGFGKPAGIFRLTEGNWLDVMGSRPTIELWGVGTKVSRRLATLGIRTVAELAAADPHDLVPEFGPKMGPWYAQLGRGDGARAVDDTPWVARGHSRETTFQRDLTDAAEIDDAVRELAARVLEDVAGEGRPVVGLTLKVRYAPFTTTTYGRKIPETSDPAEVLARAFDLRAKIDPGRPIRLLGLRAEMAMPEDSRKGHTPTRSGW
- a CDS encoding CsbD family protein, giving the protein MGLGDKISNAAENLGGKAKEAAGNATDNDRLKAEGQADQVKADAKKVGESVKDEFKRD
- a CDS encoding pentapeptide repeat-containing protein, with amino-acid sequence MDKVRGKGPAKVALPRLSPVQLRDLEDSPELVFRPGGRYENARFSRTVADGLDLGGAVFSECHFDGPSLNEAQLRGASFRDCIIAELYAPVFRGARSTWREVEFRNPRLGSAELYESGWQSVRIDGGKIDFLNLRGAKLTDVLISGCIINELDLGAAGATRVKLEDCTLGSLDLAGAKLKDFDLRGTEFRKISGLGSLSGMVIDDYQLGLLAPLIAAHLGVTVL